A genomic window from Streptomyces mirabilis includes:
- the dhaK gene encoding dihydroxyacetone kinase subunit DhaK, giving the protein MKMLINVAETVVADALRGMAAAHPELTVDVDNRVIVRRDAPVPGRVGLVSGGGSGHEPLHGGFVGPGMLSAACPGEVFTSPVPDQMLRAAAAVNSGAGVLFIVKNYTGDVLNFDMAAELAEDEGIQVAKVLVNDDVAVTDSLYTAGRRGTGATLFVEKIAGAAAEEAAPLERVQALARQVNENSRSFGVALSACTTPAKGSPTFDLPPGELELGVGIHGEPGRERRAMMTSHEIADFSVNAILEDLNPRNPVLLLVNGMGATPLLELYGFHAEVTRVLTERGVPVARTLVGNYVTSLDMAGASVTLCQVDEELLRLWDAPVKTPALRWGV; this is encoded by the coding sequence ATGAAGATGCTCATCAACGTGGCGGAGACGGTGGTCGCGGACGCGCTGCGGGGTATGGCGGCCGCGCATCCCGAGCTGACGGTGGATGTGGACAACCGGGTGATCGTACGGCGGGACGCCCCGGTGCCCGGCAGGGTGGGACTCGTATCCGGCGGCGGGTCGGGGCACGAACCGTTGCACGGTGGTTTCGTGGGCCCCGGGATGTTGTCGGCGGCCTGTCCTGGCGAGGTCTTCACGTCACCGGTGCCGGACCAGATGCTGCGCGCGGCGGCGGCCGTGAACAGCGGCGCGGGCGTGCTGTTCATCGTGAAGAACTACACGGGGGACGTGCTCAACTTCGACATGGCGGCCGAGCTCGCCGAGGACGAGGGCATCCAGGTGGCGAAGGTCCTCGTCAATGACGACGTCGCCGTCACCGACAGTCTGTACACCGCCGGGCGGCGCGGCACCGGCGCGACCCTGTTCGTGGAGAAGATAGCGGGCGCCGCGGCCGAAGAGGCCGCGCCGCTGGAGCGGGTGCAGGCGCTGGCCCGGCAGGTCAACGAGAACTCCCGCAGCTTCGGTGTCGCACTGAGCGCCTGCACCACGCCGGCCAAGGGCAGCCCCACCTTCGACCTCCCGCCGGGGGAGCTGGAGCTCGGCGTCGGCATCCACGGCGAGCCGGGCCGGGAGCGGCGCGCGATGATGACCTCGCACGAGATCGCCGACTTCTCGGTCAACGCGATCCTGGAGGACCTGAACCCGCGCAATCCCGTCCTGCTGCTGGTCAACGGTATGGGCGCGACGCCGCTCCTGGAGCTCTACGGGTTCCACGCGGAGGTGACCCGGGTGCTCACCGAGCGCGGGGTGCCCGTGGCACGCACGCTGGTCGGGAACTACGTCACCTCGCTGGACATGGCGGGCGCCTCGGTGACGCTGTGCCAGGTGGACGAGGAACTGCTGCGGCTGTGGGACGCGCCGGTGAAGACGCCCGCGTTGCGCTGGGGCGTGTGA
- the dhaL gene encoding dihydroxyacetone kinase subunit DhaL — MLDAEFFRRWMTATAASVDREAERLTALDSPIGDADHGSNLQRGFTAVVTALEKEAPDTPGAVLTLAGRRLISTVGGASGPLYGTLLRRTGKALGDAAEVTEEQFTDALRAGVDAVMALGGAAPGDKTMIDALVPAVDALAESFGAAKTAAEEGAVATTPLQARKGRASYLGERSIGHQDPGATSSSLLIGALMEARDE, encoded by the coding sequence GTGCTCGACGCCGAGTTCTTCCGCCGTTGGATGACGGCGACCGCCGCGTCCGTGGATCGCGAGGCGGAGCGACTCACCGCTCTGGACTCGCCGATCGGCGACGCCGACCACGGCAGCAATCTGCAGCGCGGCTTCACCGCCGTGGTGACCGCGCTGGAGAAGGAGGCGCCGGACACCCCCGGCGCCGTGCTCACTCTCGCCGGACGCCGGCTGATCTCCACGGTCGGCGGCGCGTCGGGTCCCTTGTACGGCACCCTGCTCCGCCGTACGGGCAAGGCCCTCGGGGACGCCGCGGAGGTCACCGAGGAACAGTTCACGGACGCGTTGCGCGCGGGCGTGGACGCGGTGATGGCGCTGGGCGGAGCCGCGCCCGGCGACAAGACCATGATCGACGCGCTGGTGCCCGCGGTGGACGCGCTCGCCGAGTCCTTCGGCGCGGCGAAGACGGCCGCCGAGGAGGGTGCCGTCGCGACGACACCGCTCCAGGCCCGCAAGGGTCGGGCCAGCTACCTGGGTGAGCGCAGCATCGGGCACCAGGATCCGGGTGCCACGTCCTCGTCCCTGCTGATCGGCGCGCTCATGGAGGCCCGCGATGAGTGA
- a CDS encoding PTS fructose transporter subunit IIA, producing the protein MSESPDSTNQFVGIVLVSHSAAVAASVAELATGLAGGETTAPVAAAGGTVDGGLGTSAELISAAAASVDRGAGVAVLTDLGSAVLTVKALLAEGDELPANSRLVDAPFVEGAVAAVVTASAGADLAAVEAAAAEAYTYRKA; encoded by the coding sequence ATGAGTGAATCCCCGGACAGCACGAACCAGTTCGTCGGCATCGTGCTGGTCTCCCACAGCGCCGCCGTCGCCGCCTCGGTGGCCGAGCTGGCGACGGGACTCGCGGGCGGCGAGACGACCGCTCCCGTCGCCGCGGCCGGCGGCACGGTGGACGGCGGTCTCGGTACCAGCGCCGAGCTGATCTCCGCGGCGGCCGCCTCGGTGGACCGCGGCGCCGGGGTCGCCGTGCTCACCGACCTGGGCAGCGCGGTCCTCACCGTGAAGGCCCTGCTGGCGGAGGGGGACGAGCTCCCCGCCAACAGCCGCCTGGTGGACGCGCCCTTCGTCGAGGGCGCGGTGGCCGCGGTGGTCACGGCCTCGGCCGGAGCCGACCTCGCGGCGGTCGAGGCGGCGGCCGCGGAGGCGTACACCTACCGGAAGGCGTGA
- a CDS encoding TetR/AcrR family transcriptional regulator: MPDGAITEPPGRGRGRTGRPPLTERRKAEIRLEIARAAVELFVAQGVAATTGEQIGQAVGVSARTVWRYFPSKESCVSPLFAAGIDAIAASLRAWRPDRPLEDALERAATTGDPSTPRPHLPKIRALMRLTRTEPGLRAVWLQAHDEAEPVFARALADRAGLPAVDLRSEIQAAMLNSALRTAVEHYAWRTDEEQPDPAVAEAELVSTVRSALAIVAEGLA, from the coding sequence GTGCCGGACGGCGCGATCACCGAACCCCCCGGCCGGGGCCGCGGCCGCACGGGCCGGCCACCGCTGACCGAGCGGCGCAAGGCCGAGATCCGGCTGGAGATAGCCCGCGCCGCGGTGGAACTGTTCGTCGCCCAAGGGGTGGCCGCGACCACCGGGGAGCAGATCGGGCAGGCCGTCGGCGTCTCTGCGCGAACCGTGTGGCGTTACTTCCCGAGCAAGGAAAGCTGCGTGAGCCCGCTGTTCGCGGCCGGGATCGACGCGATCGCCGCCTCCCTGCGGGCCTGGCGCCCCGACCGGCCGCTCGAGGACGCCTTGGAACGGGCGGCCACGACCGGCGATCCCTCGACGCCCCGACCGCACCTGCCCAAGATCCGGGCGCTGATGAGACTGACCCGGACCGAGCCGGGCCTGCGCGCCGTCTGGCTCCAGGCGCACGACGAGGCCGAGCCGGTCTTCGCCCGCGCCCTCGCCGACCGGGCCGGCTTGCCCGCCGTCGACCTGCGCTCGGAGATCCAGGCCGCCATGCTCAACAGCGCCCTGCGCACGGCGGTCGAGCACTACGCGTGGCGCACGGACGAGGAGCAGCCCGACCCCGCGGTGGCGGAGGCCGAACTGGTGTCGACCGTGCGCTCGGCCCTCGCCATCGTCGCGGAAGGGCTCGCCTGA
- a CDS encoding SDR family NAD(P)-dependent oxidoreductase: MSTTGLAGRCVIVTGAGSGIGRATALAFAAEGARVLVADLNAGGAEKVVGEIVAAGGTAVAVTGDLSEQAVVDRVTATAVEQFGGVDVLVNNAGIMDRMSAAGEVGDAEWERVIRVNLTAPFLLTRAVLPHMLEAGKGAIVNTASEASLRGSAAGAAYTASKHGIAGLTKSLAVTYRNKGIRANAIAPGGTKTAIAVDADRDALGPQVLASYLGNVGTAAEAEEQAAAILFLASDAASNINGAILPVDNGWSAV, from the coding sequence ATGAGCACCACTGGACTGGCCGGCCGCTGCGTCATCGTCACCGGAGCGGGCTCCGGGATCGGGCGGGCCACCGCCCTGGCCTTCGCCGCGGAGGGCGCCCGTGTCCTGGTGGCCGACCTCAACGCCGGGGGCGCCGAGAAGGTCGTCGGGGAGATAGTGGCGGCCGGTGGCACCGCCGTGGCCGTGACGGGCGACCTGAGCGAGCAGGCCGTGGTCGACCGGGTGACCGCGACCGCCGTGGAGCAGTTCGGCGGGGTGGACGTGCTGGTCAACAACGCCGGGATCATGGACCGCATGTCGGCGGCCGGTGAGGTCGGCGACGCGGAGTGGGAGCGGGTCATCCGGGTCAACCTCACCGCTCCCTTCCTGCTCACCCGTGCGGTGCTCCCGCACATGCTGGAGGCGGGCAAGGGCGCCATCGTGAACACCGCCTCCGAGGCCAGCCTGCGCGGCAGCGCCGCGGGCGCCGCGTACACCGCCTCGAAGCACGGCATCGCGGGCCTCACCAAGTCCCTCGCCGTGACGTACCGCAACAAGGGCATCCGGGCCAACGCCATCGCCCCCGGCGGCACGAAGACCGCCATCGCCGTGGACGCCGACCGCGACGCCCTCGGCCCGCAGGTCCTCGCCTCGTACCTGGGCAATGTGGGCACCGCGGCCGAGGCCGAGGAGCAGGCCGCCGCCATCCTGTTCCTCGCCTCCGACGCGGCGAGCAATATCAACGGCGCGATCCTGCCCGTCGACAACGGCTGGTCGGCGGTCTGA
- a CDS encoding glycoside hydrolase family 75 protein, translating into MRVQSLTLVAAGVALLAPAPLPAARPSPLVAVREGNVRAADLLAKVRDCVPVSKGRYRSDARSRAEIPVCGARGAVFWKADMDIDCDGRPGLLCNGRTDPLFSGTTAYQQSDGRYLSAETLPYVVVPTPSGIWDHRAHGIRGGSVVAVIYRDRVEYAVVGDTGPREIIGEASYATAKALGIRPGPHGGGTSSGVTYIAFKNSRVSPIEDHAAAVTVGERLARKFVRGG; encoded by the coding sequence GTGCGTGTTCAGTCGCTGACGCTGGTCGCGGCCGGCGTGGCCCTGCTCGCCCCCGCCCCGCTTCCCGCCGCCCGTCCGAGCCCGCTCGTGGCGGTGCGGGAAGGGAATGTGCGCGCCGCGGATCTGCTCGCCAAGGTCCGTGACTGCGTACCCGTCTCGAAGGGGCGCTATCGCTCCGACGCCCGCAGCCGCGCCGAGATTCCCGTCTGCGGCGCGCGGGGCGCGGTGTTCTGGAAGGCCGACATGGACATCGACTGCGACGGCCGCCCAGGGCTCCTGTGCAACGGGCGGACCGACCCGCTCTTCTCCGGGACCACCGCGTACCAGCAGTCCGACGGGCGGTATCTGAGCGCCGAGACCCTCCCGTACGTCGTGGTGCCCACACCCAGTGGCATCTGGGACCACCGCGCCCACGGCATCCGAGGCGGCTCGGTGGTCGCGGTGATCTACCGGGACCGGGTCGAGTACGCGGTGGTCGGCGACACCGGACCGCGCGAAATCATCGGCGAGGCCTCGTACGCCACCGCCAAGGCGCTCGGGATTCGCCCCGGCCCGCACGGTGGCGGGACGAGTTCCGGGGTCACCTACATCGCCTTCAAGAACTCCCGGGTGTCGCCCATCGAGGATCACGCGGCAGCCGTGACAGTGGGTGAGCGGCTGGCCCGGAAGTTCGTGCGCGGCGGCTGA
- a CDS encoding fibronectin type III domain-containing protein: MRRVSLGLICGSLLVLTACGGGGAGADAGGERLPPAPTGVTATAGSATSVHVMWNRVSGDVKVTGYEVYRGTARVERVPGDEHMVDVTRLAPSTKYVFTVRALNTDGNPGPSSEPVRATTPVAVAADRTPPTRPGRPHGRAVGSRAAQLEWSASADARGVVSYDVYQGGSKIHSVGGGQTATVVTGLRPGTAYAFTVRARDAADNLSPASAAVRLTTAPGADDGRGTAPTGFRATSHRTDGAYYLDLSWLPPRTDGVVTEYRIDLDGRQATSLVWGGTPPSGRATYSFYVGREAGVAYRVRIRAKLPDGTWGGFSAERTVTTGSAEGGNAGTPK; this comes from the coding sequence GTGCGACGCGTTTCCCTTGGATTGATCTGCGGCTCGCTGCTCGTCCTCACCGCGTGCGGAGGAGGAGGTGCGGGAGCCGACGCCGGGGGCGAGCGGCTGCCCCCGGCCCCGACGGGGGTCACCGCGACGGCGGGCAGCGCGACCAGCGTGCACGTCATGTGGAACCGCGTCTCCGGGGACGTGAAGGTCACCGGTTACGAGGTGTACCGCGGCACCGCACGGGTCGAGCGGGTGCCCGGCGACGAACACATGGTGGACGTCACCCGATTGGCCCCGTCCACGAAGTACGTCTTCACGGTCCGCGCCCTGAACACCGACGGAAACCCCGGACCCTCCAGCGAGCCGGTGCGCGCCACCACACCGGTCGCGGTCGCCGCCGACCGCACGCCCCCGACCCGCCCCGGACGGCCGCACGGCAGGGCCGTCGGGAGCCGGGCGGCCCAACTGGAGTGGTCGGCGTCGGCGGACGCCCGGGGCGTGGTCTCGTACGACGTCTACCAAGGCGGCTCGAAGATCCACAGCGTGGGCGGCGGACAGACGGCGACCGTCGTCACCGGGCTGAGACCCGGCACCGCGTACGCCTTCACCGTGCGAGCCCGCGACGCGGCGGACAACCTCTCCCCCGCGAGCGCCGCGGTCCGGCTCACCACCGCGCCGGGCGCGGACGACGGCCGTGGCACCGCGCCGACGGGGTTCCGCGCGACTTCCCACCGCACGGACGGGGCGTACTACCTCGACCTGTCCTGGTTGCCACCGCGGACGGACGGGGTGGTCACGGAGTACCGGATCGACCTGGACGGCCGACAGGCGACCTCACTCGTCTGGGGCGGCACACCGCCCAGCGGAAGGGCCACCTACAGCTTCTACGTCGGGCGGGAGGCCGGGGTCGCGTACCGGGTGCGGATCAGGGCGAAGCTGCCGGACGGCACCTGGGGCGGGTTCTCGGCGGAGCGGACGGTGACGACGGGCTCCGCCGAGGGTGGGAACGCCGGCACCCCGAAATAG
- a CDS encoding LysR family transcriptional regulator, translating into MPHSELDTSTAPLDLSLLRTFLAVHRAGSFTAAARLLGLSQPTVTTQMRSLEEQLGRELFERQPRGVVPTSVADELAAEVAAPLDALAAVADRRGAGADQPPDPVHLAGPAELLCTRVLPALAPLTAQGVRLRVTPGLTDELLDGLRGGRFDLVIATTRPRGRTLTAVPLMDEEFVLVAAPSWAERIDPARVAAEGPAALHGAPLVTYAEDLPIARRYWRHVFGVRLTGPASITVPDLRGVLAAVVAGAGITVLPRYLCLDALASGALVPLLSPEEPPINTGYLTQRPGASDNPHVAVVRERLLHAGRTW; encoded by the coding sequence GTGCCCCATAGCGAACTCGATACCTCGACGGCTCCCCTGGACCTCTCCCTGCTGCGCACCTTCCTCGCCGTGCACCGCGCGGGGTCGTTCACGGCGGCCGCGCGGCTGCTCGGTCTGTCCCAGCCGACGGTGACGACGCAGATGCGGTCACTGGAGGAGCAACTGGGACGGGAGCTGTTCGAACGGCAGCCACGGGGCGTGGTGCCCACGTCGGTGGCGGACGAACTCGCCGCGGAGGTCGCCGCGCCCCTGGACGCGCTCGCGGCGGTCGCGGACCGCCGCGGGGCCGGCGCGGACCAGCCGCCGGACCCGGTGCACCTGGCGGGCCCGGCCGAGCTGCTGTGCACGCGTGTCCTGCCCGCGCTGGCGCCGCTGACCGCACAGGGCGTACGTCTGCGCGTCACTCCCGGCCTCACCGACGAGCTGCTGGACGGGCTGCGCGGCGGCCGCTTCGACCTGGTCATCGCCACGACCCGGCCGCGCGGTCGCACCCTGACCGCCGTGCCGCTGATGGACGAGGAGTTCGTGCTCGTCGCCGCCCCGTCGTGGGCCGAGCGCATCGACCCGGCCCGAGTGGCGGCCGAGGGGCCCGCCGCGCTGCACGGGGCGCCCCTGGTGACATACGCCGAGGATCTGCCCATCGCCCGGCGCTACTGGCGGCACGTGTTCGGCGTACGGCTTACCGGCCCGGCGTCGATCACGGTGCCCGACCTACGGGGCGTACTGGCCGCGGTGGTCGCGGGCGCCGGCATCACCGTGCTCCCCCGCTACCTGTGCCTCGACGCGCTGGCCTCCGGTGCCCTGGTGCCCCTGCTGTCCCCCGAGGAACCGCCCATCAACACCGGGTACCTCACCCAGCGGCCGGGCGCGTCGGACAACCCGCATGTGGCAGTTGTCCGAGAGCGGCTGCTTCACGCGGGCCGCACGTGGTGA